From Methanococcus maripaludis, the proteins below share one genomic window:
- a CDS encoding restriction endonuclease subunit S encodes MENEFKDTEIGKIPVDWEIGELKDLANITMGQSPPSKTYNECGEGLPFFQGRKDFGLKYPTVTMWCNEPKKTAEKGDVLISVRAPVGDINMSIQKCCIGRGLASLTHKVLDDNEFLYYLMKESEKRLVGMYEGTGTVFSAVTKNDLTTFTIPFPPLEEQQKIAQILSSIDDKIENNNQQNKILEETANSIFKEWFVDFNFLNEDGLSYLENGGEMEFNEDLGSEIPKDWKVGKLRDVVDYYIGGGWGKEEKENDFPQDAFVIRGTDIPNARYGGIKDIPLRYHKESNYASRTIKPFDIVLEVSGGSKGQPVGRSLMILPELLNQLDNKLICASFCKLMRLKDIISPYYVDLFIKDLYSTEKIMLYQQQSTGISNFKFEFFLDDVNVIIPNERIKEQFNDILKDIYSKIGQNGIQSQILAKKRDLLLPKLMNGEIRLK; translated from the coding sequence ATGGAAAATGAATTTAAAGATACAGAGATTGGAAAAATTCCTGTTGATTGGGAAATTGGGGAATTAAAAGACCTTGCAAATATCACAATGGGGCAATCTCCACCATCAAAAACATACAATGAATGTGGTGAAGGATTGCCATTTTTTCAAGGTCGGAAAGATTTTGGTTTAAAGTACCCCACAGTTACAATGTGGTGTAATGAACCGAAAAAAACCGCTGAAAAAGGTGATGTATTAATTTCAGTGAGGGCTCCAGTTGGAGATATAAACATGTCCATACAAAAATGCTGTATTGGGCGTGGTTTGGCTTCATTAACCCATAAAGTATTGGATGACAATGAATTTTTATATTATTTAATGAAAGAATCTGAAAAAAGATTGGTGGGAATGTATGAAGGTACAGGTACAGTTTTTAGTGCAGTTACTAAAAATGATTTAACCACATTTACGATACCATTCCCACCACTCGAAGAACAGCAAAAAATCGCACAAATTCTATCATCAATCGACGACAAAATCGAAAACAACAACCAACAAAACAAAATTTTAGAAGAAACCGCTAATTCAATTTTTAAAGAATGGTTTGTCGATTTCAATTTTTTAAATGAAGATGGACTTTCCTATTTAGAAAATGGCGGAGAAATGGAATTTAACGAGGATTTAGGAAGTGAAATTCCAAAGGATTGGAAAGTTGGGAAATTAAGAGATGTAGTGGACTACTATATCGGCGGTGGCTGGGGAAAAGAAGAAAAAGAAAATGATTTTCCACAGGATGCTTTTGTTATTCGAGGAACGGATATTCCAAATGCCCGATATGGAGGTATTAAAGATATTCCTTTAAGATACCATAAAGAATCAAATTATGCATCAAGAACTATAAAACCCTTTGATATTGTGTTAGAAGTTTCAGGAGGCAGTAAAGGACAGCCTGTTGGTAGAAGTTTAATGATTCTTCCAGAATTATTAAATCAACTCGATAATAAATTAATCTGTGCGAGTTTTTGTAAATTAATGAGATTAAAAGATATTATAAGTCCATATTACGTCGATTTATTTATAAAAGACCTGTATTCTACCGAAAAAATTATGCTGTACCAGCAACAATCAACGGGAATTTCAAACTTCAAATTTGAATTTTTCCTAGATGATGTAAATGTAATAATCCCTAATGAAAGGATAAAAGAACAGTTTAATGATATTTTAAAAGATATATATTCAAAAATTGGGCAAAATGGTATTCAATCCCAAATTTTAGCGAAAAAAAGAGATTTACTGCTTCCAAAATTGATGAACGGGGAAATTCGATTAAAATAA
- a CDS encoding DUF3892 domain-containing protein, whose amino-acid sequence MGNKSGKTNIKDIKVTKESDSGRNLEFKNTKTGEELSRAQVVNKIESGEITGAHVRKVNNVKTPCSNPDGKKNNNLG is encoded by the coding sequence ATGGGAAATAAATCTGGTAAAACTAATATTAAGGATATTAAAGTTACCAAAGAATCCGATTCAGGTAGAAATTTAGAGTTTAAAAACACCAAAACTGGTGAAGAGTTAAGCCGGGCTCAGGTCGTAAATAAAATAGAATCCGGAGAAATTACTGGTGCACACGTAAGAAAAGTAAATAACGTAAAAACTCCCTGTTCAAATCCTGATGGAAAGAAAAATAATAATTTAGGATAA
- a CDS encoding EVE domain-containing protein — protein sequence MNYFLCITTEENWNVIKEKKIWGVSETYKNTISKVNLGDYLIIYEMGKSKTKISEAKPQYIRAVYEVTSEIKEDNKKIFEAHPNNPKEVYPLRIKLKEIKIFEKPILFKELVPEMEFIKNKMHWSGSLRRAMAQIGEGDYKKIIGN from the coding sequence GTGAACTATTTTTTATGTATTACGACTGAGGAAAACTGGAATGTAATAAAAGAAAAGAAAATCTGGGGAGTTTCTGAAACTTACAAAAATACAATTTCAAAAGTGAATTTAGGGGATTATTTAATAATTTACGAAATGGGAAAATCAAAAACTAAAATATCTGAAGCAAAACCGCAATATATACGAGCAGTTTATGAGGTAACTTCTGAAATTAAAGAAGATAATAAAAAAATCTTTGAAGCACACCCAAATAATCCAAAAGAAGTGTATCCGTTAAGGATTAAATTAAAAGAAATTAAGATATTTGAAAAACCGATTTTGTTTAAAGAATTGGTTCCCGAAATGGAATTTATTAAAAATAAAATGCACTGGTCCGGTTCATTAAGACGAGCAATGGCCCAGATTGGGGAAGGGGATTATAAAAAAATTATTGGGAATTAA
- a CDS encoding type II toxin-antitoxin system RelE family toxin produces the protein MFKAYTKIKENPYVGKPLRNKLKGTYRIHVYTSFLMIYEIKEEIETIVILEYEHHDKAY, from the coding sequence ATATTCAAAGCATACACTAAAATAAAGGAAAATCCGTATGTTGGAAAACCACTTAGAAATAAATTAAAGGGAACTTACCGGATACATGTCTATACGTCTTTTTTAATGATTTATGAAATAAAAGAAGAAATCGAAACTATTGTTATCTTGGAATACGAACACCACGATAAAGCCTATTAA
- a CDS encoding TATA-box-binding protein, translating to MELPEIKIVNVVGSCDLKTPMNLEEIYPLIENAEYDPDSYHCVYIRRPDTKRIVTIFKSGKLNTAGSKSIEEAKSAVLEVVDKLNELDFTDKRPKIKIYNIVANIALNKKFDLEELSEHFGAEYEPEQFPGAVLKTETPKATFLIFKSGKIIINGVKSNEELESAVNWILENLKS from the coding sequence ATGGAACTTCCAGAAATTAAAATTGTAAATGTTGTCGGGTCATGTGACCTTAAAACTCCAATGAATTTGGAAGAAATTTATCCATTAATAGAAAATGCAGAATATGATCCCGATAGTTACCATTGTGTCTATATCCGACGCCCCGATACAAAAAGGATAGTTACAATATTTAAATCTGGAAAATTAAATACTGCTGGCTCAAAATCGATTGAAGAAGCAAAAAGCGCAGTTTTGGAAGTTGTTGATAAATTAAATGAGTTAGATTTCACTGATAAAAGACCAAAAATTAAAATTTACAATATTGTTGCGAATATAGCTTTGAATAAAAAATTCGATCTCGAAGAACTTTCTGAACATTTTGGGGCAGAATATGAGCCAGAACAGTTTCCGGGTGCAGTTTTAAAAACCGAAACTCCAAAAGCTACTTTTTTAATATTCAAATCGGGAAAAATTATAATAAATGGCGTAAAATCAAATGAAGAATTAGAATCTGCGGTTAATTGGATTTTAGAAAATTTAAAAAGTTAG
- a CDS encoding TULIP family P47-like protein codes for MNGWDLIAAARQRVLNKALDDVGSIYHVEKTYKLEILKIPITADAKIDIKAPNIKVRPGGGTKVDVIFPMSGQIAVEGLFTKNFDNASAIVTTDLLMVESALQPENDSTYYDFIVNLKEGFIVDFKTEGTPKELEILVGIVKNMLKDLSDNKTYKLATIKMPKELKEHKALVPHLAKYSFIEDPKDIDNSVLAILMLSNSTTEGSMAIDNLLLPDGSDSGLLISNDIFMNQIVKPALIDGLKEKAKDKSEVASKISTKIEKGLNIIYNTGDIKIKEKHNPWISNLESKIDNGQFCAYLKVKANVTFMDIHISTWVKDWYEFYIEDDEIKMKQTKEEKDKHTSVEWWKWLIAAVLGPLYLIIFAIIVAAISTHVPSLGGSFADIAKQTVQWPNQKYVKLSDVTSPGDIIISTELGF; via the coding sequence ATGAATGGATGGGATTTAATCGCTGCTGCAAGACAGCGTGTACTTAACAAAGCATTAGACGACGTAGGTAGTATCTACCATGTTGAAAAAACTTATAAATTGGAAATACTGAAAATACCGATAACTGCAGATGCTAAAATCGATATAAAAGCACCAAATATAAAAGTTCGTCCAGGAGGGGGAACTAAGGTTGATGTAATATTCCCGATGTCTGGACAAATTGCTGTAGAAGGATTATTTACCAAAAATTTCGATAATGCAAGTGCAATAGTGACTACAGATTTATTAATGGTTGAATCAGCATTACAGCCAGAAAATGACAGCACGTACTACGATTTTATTGTAAATCTAAAAGAAGGGTTTATTGTTGATTTCAAAACAGAAGGAACACCTAAAGAATTGGAAATCCTCGTTGGAATTGTTAAAAATATGTTAAAAGACCTATCAGACAATAAAACATACAAATTGGCAACAATAAAGATGCCAAAAGAATTAAAAGAACATAAAGCTTTAGTTCCACATTTAGCCAAGTATTCGTTTATTGAAGATCCTAAAGATATAGATAACAGCGTGCTTGCAATATTAATGCTTTCTAACTCAACTACGGAAGGAAGTATGGCAATTGATAATTTACTTCTTCCAGATGGTTCAGATTCAGGACTATTAATATCCAATGACATATTCATGAACCAGATTGTAAAACCCGCGTTAATTGATGGATTAAAAGAAAAAGCTAAAGATAAAAGTGAAGTAGCCTCAAAAATTTCTACAAAAATTGAAAAGGGTTTAAACATCATTTACAATACTGGCGATATCAAAATTAAAGAAAAACATAACCCTTGGATAAGTAATCTGGAATCCAAAATCGATAATGGACAGTTTTGTGCATATTTAAAAGTAAAAGCAAATGTTACTTTTATGGATATACATATAAGCACGTGGGTCAAAGATTGGTACGAATTTTACATAGAGGATGACGAAATAAAGATGAAACAGACTAAAGAAGAAAAAGATAAGCATACCTCTGTAGAATGGTGGAAATGGTTAATTGCAGCAGTTCTAGGTCCACTCTATTTAATAATATTTGCAATTATTGTAGCAGCAATTTCTACACATGTACCTTCCCTTGGAGGATCTTTTGCAGATATTGCAAAACAGACAGTTCAGTGGCCAAATCAAAAATATGTAAAACTTTCAGACGTAACCTCTCCAGGAGACATTATAATATCTACAGAACTCGGATTTTAA
- a CDS encoding phosphatidylinositol-specific phospholipase C produces the protein MEEKEVNLKNNKINSNPKISIENSGISEIPRGNNWMNFIPDNVKLSQMSIPGTHDSCAYQGGELAQTQDYNLKEQLENGIRFLDVRGRHIEDVITIHHGPIYLNQNLGDVLNRCYEFLNNNPSETILFSLKKEYEDSKNTESYYQTIMNKYYNSSKWYVGDDIPNLGDVRGKIVLLRRFSFEDGDKNNNAYPVFGINLQSGWKDDQTFSTPIAEVQDEYKIPEKILWDDVSEKLDAINTFFNKSIASHNYEKLYLNFSSGHMYLFDVIPIAGMRTIADEINPKVSTFYENNKFVKDLSCIVIMDFPTIGNMEDIYWQSLRKHFPIYKIDVQILNEYQNEYMYAADYKPFDKDRRRVFTWRPGTKVNQGDWLLIPVAREDNCYYIYNTKQSEYLYAADYKPFDKDRRRVFTWRPGGIPTAGKWEIQFLDDTKTRCYIRNVYQNEYLYAADYKPFDKDRRRVFTWRPGTKVTQGVWKIIH, from the coding sequence ATGGAAGAAAAGGAAGTTAATCTAAAAAATAACAAAATAAATTCAAATCCTAAAATTTCAATTGAAAATTCTGGAATATCTGAAATACCTAGGGGGAATAACTGGATGAATTTTATTCCAGATAATGTTAAACTAAGTCAGATGTCAATACCTGGAACACATGACAGTTGTGCTTATCAAGGAGGCGAACTTGCTCAAACACAAGATTACAATTTAAAAGAACAGTTAGAAAATGGCATTAGATTTTTGGATGTAAGGGGCAGGCATATTGAGGATGTTATCACCATTCATCACGGCCCAATTTATTTAAATCAAAACCTTGGTGATGTGTTAAACCGTTGCTATGAATTTTTAAATAATAATCCCTCAGAAACCATACTTTTTAGTTTAAAAAAGGAGTATGAAGATTCAAAAAATACGGAAAGTTATTATCAAACAATCATGAATAAATATTACAATAGCTCAAAATGGTATGTAGGGGACGATATTCCAAATTTAGGGGACGTAAGGGGCAAGATAGTTTTATTAAGAAGATTTAGTTTTGAAGATGGGGATAAAAATAATAATGCGTATCCGGTTTTTGGAATTAATTTACAAAGTGGCTGGAAAGATGATCAGACATTTTCAACGCCAATCGCAGAAGTTCAAGACGAGTATAAAATACCTGAAAAAATATTATGGGATGATGTGTCGGAAAAATTAGATGCAATTAATACGTTTTTTAATAAGTCCATTGCTTCCCATAATTACGAAAAACTATATTTAAACTTCTCTAGCGGCCATATGTACCTATTTGATGTAATCCCTATTGCAGGAATGAGAACGATTGCAGATGAGATTAATCCCAAAGTTTCCACATTCTATGAAAATAATAAATTCGTGAAAGATCTATCCTGCATTGTTATAATGGACTTTCCAACTATTGGAAACATGGAGGATATTTATTGGCAATCCCTCAGAAAACACTTCCCGATATACAAAATAGATGTCCAAATCTTAAATGAATATCAAAATGAATACATGTACGCTGCGGATTATAAGCCATTTGATAAAGATAGGAGAAGAGTATTTACCTGGAGACCTGGAACTAAAGTTAATCAGGGGGATTGGTTATTGATACCTGTTGCAAGGGAAGATAATTGTTATTATATATACAATACAAAGCAGAGCGAATACCTGTATGCTGCGGATTATAAACCATTTGATAAAGATAGGAGAAGAGTATTTACCTGGAGGCCAGGGGGGATTCCAACCGCTGGAAAATGGGAAATACAGTTTTTAGACGACACAAAAACAAGATGTTACATAAGAAATGTTTACCAGAATGAATACCTGTATGCTGCGGATTATAAGCCATTTGATAAAGATAGGAGAAGAGTATTTACTTGGAGACCCGGAACTAAAGTTACTCAGGGAGTTTGGAAAATAATTCATTGA
- a CDS encoding type I restriction endonuclease subunit R, producing MSNLCEDTIEQGTLELLKSIGYEIISGPEIAPDGTSPERKDYSEVVLVSRLRNAISRINPKVPEVAREDALRKVLRLENPNLLMNNEKFHEFIFKGIDVEYPIDGRVKGDKVYLLDKNPLKNEFVAVNQFTIIQNNKNRRPDIVIFVNGLPLSVIELKNPTKEDATIWSAYNQIQTYKSEISELFKYNELILISDGTESRIGTLSSNKEWFLPWKSIDGTSEINNGVSQLKISILGMFDKTRFIDIIKNFIVFKKDGKDIIKVIAGYHQYFAANRAIEKTIEAVSGNRRCGVVWHTQGSGKSLTMAFYAGKLAITPELRNPTIVVVTDRNDLDDQLFGTFASCIDVLKQTPVQAKNAEDLKEQLQVVSGGVIFTTMQKFSVDELNAKYPMLSDRENIIVMADEAHRSQYGLKARSVEKNGEVGITYGFAKYLRDALPNASFIGFTGTPIDFEDKSTRSIFGEYIDIYDVRRAVADGRTVKIYYESRVAKIGIENDVLAKLDAEFEEVTEFEENYKKEKLKGKWAQLEAIVGSSDRISKVAQDIVNHFEKREETLSGKAIVVCMSRRICVDLYDEIIRLRPDWHNDDDKLGVLKVIMTGSAADGTEWQKHIRSKGKRKELAEHFKNPESEFKIAIVRDMWLTGFDVPCLHTLYIDKPMKGHGLMQAIARVNRVFRDKPGGLVVDYIGIAQDLKYALMNYTSSGGTGKPTYDIEDAVNLMKSKYEAMKDFFYGHDYSKFFNGTNIEKMDVIPETLEFILTQPDGKKRFVKLALELIKSYALSLPHEEAVKIREEVAFFTGVKAALYKNTEISGKPEDELNSAIKQIVSGAVRTDGIIDVFGEAGLEKPDISILSEQFLEDVKNMKYKNLALETLKKILNDEIRAKFKNNLLQEKKFSEMIENAIKRYHNKAIDSAAVIQELIAIAKEIENAKRRGEELHLTEEELAFYDALSDNDSAKEILGTEILTEIARELTETLRNSVSIDWEVRETVRATLRVKIKRLLRKYGYPPDKQQIAADLVLKQAETISKEWIKT from the coding sequence ATGTCTAATTTATGTGAAGATACGATTGAACAGGGGACTCTTGAGCTTTTAAAAAGTATTGGATACGAAATAATTTCTGGTCCTGAAATTGCGCCTGATGGCACTTCTCCAGAACGTAAAGATTATTCTGAAGTTGTACTTGTTTCTCGCCTTAGAAACGCAATTTCAAGAATAAATCCAAAAGTTCCAGAGGTTGCAAGGGAAGATGCACTTCGAAAAGTATTGAGGCTTGAAAATCCAAATTTACTCATGAATAACGAGAAGTTTCACGAGTTTATATTTAAGGGAATTGATGTAGAATATCCAATTGATGGAAGAGTTAAGGGAGATAAGGTTTACTTACTCGATAAAAACCCGTTAAAAAACGAATTTGTTGCAGTAAACCAGTTTACAATCATTCAAAATAATAAAAACAGGCGGCCAGATATCGTTATATTTGTAAATGGGCTTCCACTTTCTGTAATCGAACTTAAAAATCCTACAAAAGAAGATGCTACAATTTGGAGTGCTTATAACCAAATTCAAACGTATAAATCGGAAATTTCAGAACTTTTTAAGTATAACGAGCTTATCCTAATTTCTGATGGTACGGAATCGCGAATAGGTACGCTTTCTTCAAATAAAGAGTGGTTTTTACCGTGGAAATCAATTGATGGAACTTCTGAAATTAATAATGGAGTAAGCCAGCTAAAGATTTCAATTCTTGGAATGTTTGATAAAACGCGGTTTATTGACATAATAAAGAATTTTATTGTTTTTAAAAAGGATGGAAAAGACATTATAAAAGTTATTGCAGGATACCACCAGTATTTTGCGGCAAATCGTGCAATCGAAAAAACTATTGAAGCAGTTTCTGGAAATCGCCGGTGTGGTGTTGTATGGCATACGCAAGGGTCTGGAAAAAGTCTTACAATGGCGTTTTATGCTGGAAAACTTGCAATTACTCCAGAACTTAGAAATCCTACAATTGTAGTTGTAACTGATAGGAATGACCTTGACGACCAGCTCTTTGGAACGTTTGCGTCATGTATTGATGTATTAAAACAGACTCCTGTTCAGGCCAAAAATGCTGAAGACTTGAAGGAACAGTTGCAGGTTGTATCGGGTGGAGTAATCTTTACAACGATGCAGAAGTTTTCTGTAGATGAACTTAATGCAAAATATCCGATGCTTTCTGATCGAGAAAACATAATCGTGATGGCTGATGAAGCACACAGGAGCCAGTACGGACTTAAAGCGAGATCTGTTGAGAAAAACGGTGAAGTTGGTATAACTTATGGTTTTGCTAAATATTTGCGTGATGCGCTACCAAATGCTTCATTTATTGGATTTACAGGAACTCCGATAGACTTTGAAGATAAAAGCACCCGTTCGATATTTGGTGAATATATCGATATTTACGATGTAAGGCGGGCTGTTGCTGATGGTAGAACTGTAAAAATCTACTATGAAAGCCGTGTTGCAAAAATCGGAATTGAAAACGACGTTCTTGCTAAACTTGACGCAGAATTTGAAGAAGTTACAGAATTTGAAGAAAATTATAAAAAAGAGAAATTAAAGGGCAAATGGGCACAGCTTGAAGCGATTGTTGGAAGCAGTGACAGGATTTCAAAAGTTGCACAGGATATTGTCAATCACTTTGAAAAACGGGAAGAAACGCTTAGTGGAAAAGCAATCGTTGTATGTATGAGCAGACGCATTTGTGTTGACCTTTATGACGAAATTATTCGTTTACGGCCTGATTGGCATAATGACGATGACAAACTCGGTGTTTTAAAAGTTATAATGACAGGTTCTGCGGCTGACGGTACAGAATGGCAAAAACATATACGTTCAAAAGGAAAACGAAAAGAGCTTGCTGAACACTTTAAAAATCCTGAAAGCGAATTTAAAATTGCGATTGTTCGTGATATGTGGCTTACTGGCTTTGATGTTCCGTGTTTGCACACACTTTACATCGATAAGCCTATGAAAGGGCACGGATTAATGCAGGCGATTGCAAGGGTAAACAGGGTATTTAGAGATAAGCCTGGAGGACTTGTTGTTGACTACATCGGAATTGCACAGGATTTAAAGTATGCGCTTATGAATTACACTTCATCTGGCGGTACTGGAAAACCAACATATGATATAGAAGATGCAGTAAACCTCATGAAATCAAAATACGAAGCTATGAAAGATTTCTTTTATGGCCATGACTATTCAAAATTCTTTAATGGCACAAATATTGAAAAAATGGATGTAATTCCAGAAACTTTAGAATTTATCCTCACTCAGCCTGACGGGAAAAAGCGGTTCGTTAAACTTGCGCTTGAACTTATAAAGTCATACGCTCTATCTTTGCCGCATGAAGAAGCCGTAAAAATCCGTGAGGAAGTCGCGTTCTTTACAGGGGTTAAAGCGGCACTGTATAAAAATACGGAAATTTCAGGAAAACCAGAAGATGAACTAAACAGCGCGATAAAACAGATTGTATCGGGTGCAGTTCGAACTGATGGAATAATCGATGTATTTGGTGAAGCAGGACTTGAAAAACCCGATATTTCGATTCTGTCTGAACAGTTCCTCGAAGATGTAAAAAACATGAAATATAAAAATTTAGCACTTGAAACGCTTAAAAAAATATTGAATGACGAAATAAGGGCTAAATTTAAAAACAATCTTTTGCAGGAAAAGAAATTTTCAGAGATGATTGAAAACGCGATTAAAAGATACCACAATAAAGCGATAGATTCGGCGGCAGTTATTCAAGAACTCATAGCAATTGCGAAAGAAATTGAAAACGCTAAAAGAAGAGGGGAAGAATTACATTTAACTGAAGAAGAGCTCGCATTTTACGATGCGTTATCAGACAACGATTCAGCAAAGGAAATTTTAGGAACAGAGATTTTAACAGAAATTGCACGAGAACTTACAGAAACATTAAGGAATAGCGTATCTATTGACTGGGAAGTTAGGGAAACTGTAAGGGCAACTTTAAGAGTTAAAATTAAAAGGTTACTTCGAAAATATGGCTATCCTCCAGACAAACAGCAGATTGCAGCGGACCTTGTTTTAAAACAGGCTGAAACAATTTCTAAAGAATGGATTAAGACTTAA